In Silene latifolia isolate original U9 population chromosome X, ASM4854445v1, whole genome shotgun sequence, the following proteins share a genomic window:
- the LOC141619156 gene encoding protein FAR-RED IMPAIRED RESPONSE 1-like: MGNKKPQCILTDQDPTIKLGVRSVFKKARHRYCMWHIMKKLTDKVESQICKETDFVERICAVVWDTDLEPIEFEEKWTQVINDFELNDNTWLTYMYGKRHKWIPAYFRDLPLGCLLKTTQRSESQNSYFKRFESIDDTLVEFWLRFQSAMEQQRYNQRFLDAASDSTLSQVSSKTMIEKHASKIYTHTVFYEFQEQVQMAPCSCAVRGFSEQGNMHIINVEDAYRKYRIFQVAHNNESKETTCTCKMFERK, translated from the exons ATGGGCAACAAGAAACCTCAGTGCATTCTTACTGATCAAGATCCGACAATTAAACTCGGGGTGCGTTCTGTATTCAAGAAAGCAAGACATCGctactgcatgtggcatataatgaaaaaaCTTACCGATAAAGTTGAGTCACAGATTTGTAAGGAGACTGACTTTGTTGAGCGGATATGTGCAGTTGTTTGGGATACTGACTTGGAACCCATTGagtttgaagaaaaatggactCAAGTGATTAATGACTTTGAGTTGAATGATAATACTTGGTTGACATACATGTATGGCAAAAGGCACAAATGGATACCTGCTTACTTTAGGGATTTGCCTTTAGGCTGCCTTTTGAAAACtacacaaagatcagagagtcAAAACAGTTATTTCAAAAGATTTGAGAGCATAGATGACACACTTGTAGAATTTTGGTTGCGTTTTCAGAGTGCAATGGAACAACAACGCTATAATCAGAGATTTCTTGATGCTGCAAGTGACAGCACATTGTCACAGGTTTCTTCTAAGACAATGATTGAGAAACATGCctctaaaatctacacacatactGTTTTCTATGAGTTCCAAGAGCAAGTGCAAATGGCTCCCTGTTCGTGTGCCGTTAGGGGGTTTTCTGAGCAAGGAAACATGCACATCATAAATGTTGAAGATGCCTACAGGAAGTATAGAATATTTCAG GTTGCTCACAATAACGAATCAAAGGAAACAACATGTACGTGCAAGATGTTTGAGAGGAAATAA
- the LOC141623781 gene encoding phosphatidylinositol 4-kinase gamma 7-like yields the protein MPKLDSSVRTQAPIGLFKNLLSGDIRGIPKRLMARRRVFVQTDTGCVLGMELDRNDNVHTVKRRLQVALNVPTNESSLSFGDMVLKNDLDAIRNDSPLLLSRSNMNRSSSTPCLSPRGGDLHQKDISGVIEVLGNSEKFVGAKLMVKEIVKAIKNGIEPLPVHSGLGGAYYFRNKRGEKVAIVKPTDEEPFAPNNPKGFVGRALGQPGLKSSVRVGETGVREVAAYLLDHEHFASVPTTALVKITHSVFNVNDGVNGKKPRKKNLVSKIASCQQFVPHDFDASDHGTSSFPVSAVHRIGILDIRIFNTDRHAGNLLVRKLDGVGRFGQVELIPIDHGLCLPECLEDPYFEWIHWPQSSLPFSEEELDYISRLDPYKDCEMLWTELPMIREACLRVLVLCTIFLKEAAASGLCLAEIGKMMSREFRSGDEEPSELELVCIETRRLVVAETELGLFMPTFESPDNEFLFDIEHDEHEWLEFFDRSSFGKNGGNLLSKLASLEEEEEESDDGEVQPGLGFRALPILEKFPTMSRILISLKNTILGEKNLKLPGITKPEIGYSSSGHRSTNEMLPASANFVKVADMNGVEWSVFLEKFQELLRPAFFHRKSAILGQKQRQKLGTSCQF from the coding sequence ATGCCTAAGCTAGATAGCTCCGTTAGAACTCAGGCCCCCATTGGGCTTTTCAAAAACCTCTTATCTGGCGATATCCGAGGGATCCCGAAACGCCTGATGGCCCGGAGAAGGGTGTTTGTTCAGACTGACACGGGCTGTGTTCTGGGGATGGAATTGGATAGGAATGATAATGTTCATACTGTGAAGAGGAGACTGCAGGTTGCTTTGAATGTTCCCACCAATGAGAGTTCGTTGTCGTTTGGGGATATGGTGTTGAAAAATGACCTTGATGCCATTAGGAATGATTCGCCCCTCCTTTTGTCTAGGAGTAATATGAATCGGAGTTCATCAACTCCTTGTTTGTCTCCACGAGGTGGAGATCTCCATCAAAAGGACATAAGTGGTGTGATCGAGGTATTGGGGAATTCAGAAAAGTTTGTGGGGGCTAAGCTGATGGTGAAGGAGATTGTTAAGGCGATTAAGAATGGGATTGAACCATTACCTGTTCATAGTGGGCTTGGAGGTGCTTACTATTTTAGGAATAAACGAGGAGAGAAAGTGGCTATTGTCAAGCCCACTGATGAGGAGCCATTTGCGCCAAATAATCCAAAGGGGTTTGTGGGTCGAGCTTTGGGACAGCCTGGGCTTAAGAGCTCCGTCAGGGTCGGGGAGACAGGCGTTAGAGAGGTTGCCGCATATCTTCTTGATCATGAGCACTTTGCTAGTGTACCTACCACAGCTTTGGTGAAAATAACCCACTCTGTCTTTAATGTGAATGATGGGGTGAATGGCAAAAAACCTCGCAAGAAAAACCTTGTCAGTAAGATTGCATCTTGTCAACAATTCGTTCCTCATGATTTTGATGCCAGCGACCATGGGACTTCAAGCTTCCCAGTCTCTGCCGTCCATCGAATCGGGATTCTTGACATTAGGATTTTCAACACCGATAGGCATGCGGGAAACCTTCTTGTCAGGAAGCTTGATGGTGTGGGCAGATTTGGGCAAGTTGAGCTTATTCCCATTGACCATGGTCTCTGTCTCCCTGAGTGTTTGGAAGATCCCTACTTTGAGTGGATCCATTGGCCTCAGTCCTCACTTCCATTTTCCGAGGAAGAACTTGATTACATTTCAAGACTTGACCCATACAAGGATTGTGAGATGCTCTGGACCGAGCTCCCAATGATCCGTGAGGCCTGCCTTCGGGTTCTGGTGCTCTGTACAATTTTCCTCAAGGAAGCTGCGGCCTCTGGCCTCTGTCTTGCTGAGATTGGTAAGATGATGAGCCGGGAATTTCGGTCTGGAGATGAGGAGCCTAGTGAACTCGAGCTTGTATGCATTGAAACAAGGAGGCTGGTGGTGGCGGAGACGGAACTGGGGCTTTTCATGCCGACGTTTGAAAGTCCTGATAATGAATTTCTGTTCGACATTGAACATGATGAGCATGAATGGCTGGAGTTCTTTGACAGATCATCTTTTGGTAAGAACGGCGGGAACCTTTTGTCCAAGCTGGCAAGtctggaggaagaagaagaggagagtGATGATGGTGAGGTGCAACCTGGGCTGGGATTTAGAGCTCTTCCTATTCTCGAAAAGTTCCCGACAATGTCAAGGATATTGATTTCCCTCAAGAATACCATTTTAGGAGAAAAGAATCTGAAGTTGCCAGGAATAACAAAACCGGAAATCGGTTATTCATCCTCAGGTCACAGGAGCACAAATGAGATGCTACCTGCGAGCGCAAACTTTGTGAAGGTGGCGGACATGAATGGGGTAGAGTGGTCGGTTTTTCTCGAGAAGTTTCAAGAGTTACTCCGCCCGGCATTTTTTCATCGAAAGTCGGCCATCCTTGGGCAGAAGCAGCGACAGAAGCTCGGAACTTCTTGCCAGTTTTGA